The following nucleotide sequence is from Tardiphaga alba.
AGAAGCATCCGACCGATTTCGTGCTATGGAAGCAGTCGTCACCCGAAGAGCCCGGCTGGGACAGTCCGTGGGCCGGGGGCGGCCCGGCTGGCATATCGAATGCTCGGCCATGTCGGCGGCTTATCTCGGCGCCACTTTCGACATTCACGGCGGTGGTCTCGACCTCATCTTCCCGCATCATGAAAACGAGATCGCCCAGTCGCGTTGCGCCCATGGCACGCATGCGATGGCGAATTACTGGATGCATAACGGCTTCCTGCAGGTCGAAGGCGAGAAGATGTCGAAGAGCCTCGGCAACTTTTTCACCATCCGCGACTTGCTGAATGACTGGCCGGGCGAAGTTCTGCGCCTGAACATGCTGAAAACTCACTATCGTTCGCCAATCGACTGGACTGTTAAAGGTTTGGAAGAGGCGCAGGTTCGTCTCAGCAACTGGGCGGAGTTCGCGGCCGAAAGAGTTGGCGATACTTTAAATAAGAAGCTCTTCGACACCGCAGTTAAGCATCTGATGGATGATCTGAACGTTCAGCCGGTTTTGCATACGCTGGATGAGACGGTCAAAAAGCCAAAGCCATCCGACCGCGATAGATACACGGTCTTTCGAATTCTCAAACTTTTAGGTTTTTCGGGTGGGAAGAATCACGTTTCCCAACTTGCAAGCCATCTCAATGGCGCACTCGCGCAACTAGCTTTCATTTCCCCTAATGAATGGCGAAATTTGGCGGTGGAGATATTGAGGCAGCCCGACCTGAAGAATGGTAGGGCTCGTCCGGCCGCAAGAGTGATTGCAGCTCTGCTAGCTCTTCAAGAACGCACCCCGGAGTTAGTGAGGCTTATCGAGCCAGCCAAGCCATCGCCGCGAGTGTTTGAGCTGTTCGAGCTAGCTATGAATCGTTCGGAAGTGGAAGAGGACGAGCTGACAATAGCTGCGAAAAAACTTGTGGCGCTCAGAAGTGAAGCTCGAGCCAATAGAGATTTCGCTGAATCTGATCGTTTGCGAGATGAGCTTGCAGCTATGGGAATCTCCATCAAAGATGGCAAAGACGCTGAGGGCAAACCCATCACCACATGGGAGATCGCGCGATGAGCCGTCCTGACACGCCGTTTCCAAAGCACTGGAAATATTACATCGTCCTGAAATGGGCCTTGATCGTCGGCGCCATCGCGCTGGCATTGAAGCTCGTGGGTTATTGGTGAGTGTGATGGCTAGCCAAAACGCCAAGCCTGGCCTGCGTCCGTTCCTGCCTGAAGACACCGCGATTGCTGCGGCAATCTATGTGGCGTCGATCGCGGAATTGACCGGTGACGATTACAGCGAAGGGCAGCAGGAAGCCTGGGCGCAAGCCGGCGATGACGAGGAGAAATTCGGCAAGCGTCTCGCATCGCAGCTGACGCTGATCGCGACGCTCGACGCCATTCCGGTCGGCTTCGCGTCGCTGAAGGGCGCCGATCACATCGATCTGCTCTATGTGCATCCAAATGCGGTGCTGAAGGGCGTTGCCTCCACATTGATCGATGCGCTGGAGAAGCTCGCCGGTGCGCGTGGTGCGACAGCACTCACCGTGGATGCCAGCGACACAGCGCTCGAATTCTTCATGAAGCGCGGCTATGTGGCGACCCAGCGCAACAGCGTGCCGCTGCATGACGAGTGGCTTGCGAATACGACGATGAAGAAGGCGCTGGGCGCAGGTTCGTAGCCTGCATGGAGCGTAGCGCAATGCAGGGACCAGCGAGAATGTCGAAGCGCTTGTCCCCGGATTTCGCTTCGCTCCATCCGGGCTACGCCTACAGCCGCGTCGCCACGTCCGGTGCCAACTTCTTGCCTTCGTCCGGAGCCTTGGCAGCAGCCGAGCGAAGTTTCGGCAGGATGTCCTCGGCGCGGTCGGCGGTCAGCACCTCCAGCGGCAGGGTCGGCCGGATGAAAGCGGTGCTGCGCATATGCGTCAGCAAGGTCAGCAGCGGCTCCCAGAAATTGTCGATATTGGCCAGCAGGATCGGCTTGCTATGCCGGCCGAGCTGCTGCCAGGTGAGCTGTTCGACCAGTTCTTCCAGCGTGCCGATACCGCCGGGCAGGGCAACGAACGCATCCGAGCGTTCGAACATCAGCCGTTTGCGCTCATGCATGTCATGGGTGACGATCAGCTCCTGGGCGCCGACCAGTGCGTTCTCCCGCTTGGTCAGGAATTCCGGGATGATGCCGGTGACGTGGCCGCCATGGTCCAGAACCGACTTCGCAACTGCACCCATCAGGCCGATGGAGCCGCCGCCATAGACGAGGCCGATACCGTTCTCGGCCATGGTCTTGCCAAGCGCGATCGCTGATTCGACGAAAAGGGGATTGGTGCCGGGGCCGGAGCCGCAATAGACGCAGATCGTTTTAAGTGTGCTCATGATTTGGCATGTGGCATTGCCCCATGACACGGTCAAGACGCGCCTGATCGCATGGCGGGAAATTGATCCCGGGAACACGCTACCGGCCGGAAAACTATTCTCCGCAGAGGTGCGACAATCCGCCAAAGCTCCTATATGAGCATTATGAGAATGACGTTTTCCTGCGCGGCCCGGCGCCGCTGCTTGCTTGTTGTCGGGCGCGATTGATGGCTGAGACCAATCCCAAACAGACGAATGGCGAGACGCCGGCGAAAGCGCTGGAGCAGGCCACATTGGTCGGCACCCTCGCGCATCTGTGGCCCTATATCTGGCCGGGCGACCGTGCCGACCTGAAGCGCCGCGTCGTCTGGTCGATGGTGCTGCTGCTGGTCGCGAAGGTCGCAACGCTGATCGTACCCTTCACCTTCAAATGGGCGACCGATGCGCTGAGCGGCACCGGTTCGGCGCCGGTCGCGCCGTCGAACTGGATGCTGTGGCTGATTGCGTCGCCGATCGCGATGACGGCGAGCTATGGTCTTGTGCGCGTCCTGATGGCCGTGTTCACGCAATGGCGCGACGGCATCTTTGCCAGCGTCGCCATGCATGCGGTGCGCAAGCTCGCTTATCTCACTTTCGTGCACATGCACGAGCTGTCGCTGCGCTTCCATCTCGAACGCAAGACCGGCGGCCTGACGCGCGTGCTCGAACGCGGGCGCGAAGGCATCGAGGTCATCGTCCGCATGGTGATCCTGCAGGCGATCCCCACGGTGGTCGAGCTGGCGCTGGTGATGGCGGTGCTGGTCTGGCAATTCGACTGGCGCTATGCCGCTGTGGTCGCGCTGACCATCGCCATATACTGCTACTTCAC
It contains:
- a CDS encoding GNAT family N-acetyltransferase; the encoded protein is MASQNAKPGLRPFLPEDTAIAAAIYVASIAELTGDDYSEGQQEAWAQAGDDEEKFGKRLASQLTLIATLDAIPVGFASLKGADHIDLLYVHPNAVLKGVASTLIDALEKLAGARGATALTVDASDTALEFFMKRGYVATQRNSVPLHDEWLANTTMKKALGAGS
- a CDS encoding LOG family protein → MSTLKTICVYCGSGPGTNPLFVESAIALGKTMAENGIGLVYGGGSIGLMGAVAKSVLDHGGHVTGIIPEFLTKRENALVGAQELIVTHDMHERKRLMFERSDAFVALPGGIGTLEELVEQLTWQQLGRHSKPILLANIDNFWEPLLTLLTHMRSTAFIRPTLPLEVLTADRAEDILPKLRSAAAKAPDEGKKLAPDVATRL